In the Kwoniella pini CBS 10737 chromosome 7, complete sequence genome, one interval contains:
- a CDS encoding cytosolic Fe-S cluster assembly factor NBP35 — protein sequence MIAVQHPLPPPSPIPLGPTSTVLPTSVPDNAPEHCPGVESTQAGKADACEGCPNQSVCAEGPKGPDPDLPLIRERMKSVKRKILVLSGKGGVGKSTFSAGLSWALAADEECQTGIMDIDICGPSIPLLMGLSSSTIHTSSSGWSPAYALDNLAVMSIGFLLPSSSDAVIWKGPKKNGLIKQFLKDVEWGDLDYMVVDTPPGTSDEHLSIVQYLKETGIDGAVLVTTPQEVALQDVRKEIDFCRKVGIPILGLVENMSGFVCPKCKNENEIFVPTTGGAEAMGKELGIELLGKVPLDPRIGMTCDQGMSFLDEYPDSPATTAYLDIVQRIRELLGDE from the exons ATGATAGCAGTACAGCACCCACTACCTCCGCCATCCCCTATCCCTCTAGGACCTACATCTACTGTCTTGCCCACTTCGGTGCCAGATAATGCACCGGAACATTGTCCA GGTGTCGAGTCAACGCAAGCAGGAAAGGCAGATGCATGTGAAGGATGTCCGAATCAATCCGTCTGCGCAGAGGGACCAAAAGGGCCAGATCCTGACTTGCCGTTGATCAGAGAAAGGATGAAATCGGTCAAGAGGAAAATATTGGTCTTGTCGGGAAAAGGTGGTGTAGGCAAAAGCACCTTCTCAGCTGGACTTTCATGGGCATTAGCAGCGGATGAGGAATGTCAA ACCGGAATCATGGATATAGATATCTGTGGACCTTCCATTCCTCTACTGATGGGTCTATCATCTTCCACTATACAcacatcatcttctggCTGGTCCCCAGCATATGCTCTCGATAATCTCGCTGTCATGTCGATCGGATTCCTACTACCTTCCAGCTCAGATGCTGTAATCTGGAAAGGTCCCAAGAAAAACGGATTGATAAAACAATTCTTAAAGGATGTCGAATGGGGAGATTTAGATTATATGGTTGTTGATACTCCCCCTGGAACGTCAGATGAACATCTTTCGATTGTTCAATACTTGAAAGAAACAGGTATAGATGGAGCTGTATTAGTTACAACACCTCAAGAAGTAGCTTTACAAGATGTacgaaaagaaattgatttctgTCGTAAAGTTGGAATACCAATTTTGGGTTTAGTAGAAAACATGTCTGGATTCGTTTGTCCAAAATGTAAGAacgaaaatgaaatttttgtACCTACGACTGGTGGAGCGGAGGCAATGGGAAAAGAATTGGGTATAGAATTATTAGGAAAAGTACCTTTAGATCCGAGGATAGGAATGACTTGTGATCAAGGAATGAGCTTTTTAGATGAGTATCCGGATAGTCCAGCAACAACTGCTTATTTGGATATTGTACAGAGGATACGAGAATTATTAGGTGACGAATAG